A region from the Thalassophryne amazonica chromosome 2, fThaAma1.1, whole genome shotgun sequence genome encodes:
- the LOC117504240 gene encoding interleukin-17C-like: MSRVSVQTVSVQVYVVLLLLVLKSAAGSRPCVSAHAADRRATRLLRYWDKLRALTVHRNHSSTCVQTGAQLHSERSLSPWRYSIDVDVNRIPCEIAVANCICQGCIINQREDLSYNSVPVVVPLMVFRKAVCPTDPQRYRISREVITVAVACTCVTPRSNK; the protein is encoded by the exons ATGTCACGGGTCAGCGTGCAGACGGTCTCTGTCCAG GTCTACGTCGTCCTGCTGCTTCTGGTGCTGAAGAGCGCAGCGGGGAGCAGGCCGTGCGTCAGCGCGCACGCAGCGGACCGGCGCGCCACCAGGCTCCTGCGCTACTGGGACAAGCTCCGCGCTTTGACCGTACACCGAAACCACAGCAGCACGTGTGTACAGACTGGCGCACAGCTGCACAGCGAGCGCTCCCTGTCCCCCTGGAGGTACAG TATAGATGTGGATGTCAACAGGATTCCATGTGAAATCGCTGTTGCGAACTGCATCTGTCAGGGCTGCATCATCAACCAACGTGAAGACCTGAGCTACAACTCTGTGCCCGTGGTGGTGCCGCTGATGGTCTTCAGGAAGGCTGTGTGTCCCACTGACCCACAAAGATACCGGATCTCACGGGAAGTTATTACAGTTGCTGTGGCCTGCACTTGTGTTACGCCACGCAGCAATAAATGA